The Arachis ipaensis cultivar K30076 chromosome B10, Araip1.1, whole genome shotgun sequence DNA window gccaatcctggcgttaaacgccaggttgctgcccatttctggcgtttaacgccagcttcttgcccttttctggcattaaacgccaggtctgtgcccctttctggcgtttaaacgctagtaggcttctcctccagggtgtgctatttttcattctgtttttcagtttgtttttgctttttcaattgtttttgtgacttcacatgatcatcaacctacagaaaacataaaataacaaatagaaatttaacatagataagtaaaaattgggttgcctcccaacaagcgcttctttaatgtcaatagcttgacagtggactctcatggagcctcacagatactcagagcatgatgatggccttccaacaccaaacttagagtttgaatgtggggattttgtttgaatctgcattgagagaagattttcatgcttcttctccatgattacagaggaagatccttgagctttaaacacaagggagtcctcattcacttgaaggaccaattctcctctgtcaacatcaatcacagcttttgatgtggctaggaagggtctgccaaggatgatggattcatccatacacttcccagtctctaagattatgaaatcagcagggatgtaatggtcttcaacctttaccaagacatcctctacaagtccataagcttgtttccttgaattgtttgccatctctaacgagatttttgcagcttgtacctcaatgattcctagcttctccattacagagagaggcatgaggtttatgcttgaccctaggtcacacagagccttttcaaaggtcatggtgcctatggtacaaggtattgagaactttccaggatcttgtctcttcagaggtaatttctgcctagccaagtcatccagttctttgttgagcaaggggggttcatcctcccaagtctcattaccaaatagcttagcatttagcttcatgattgctccaaggtacttagcaacttgttcttcagtaacatcttcatcctcttcagaggaagaatactcatcagagctcatgaatggaaaaagtaaattcaatggaatctctatggtctcagtgtgagcctcagaatcccatggttcctcattagggaactccatggaggccagtggacgtccagtgaggtcttcctcagtggagatcactgcctcttcctcctctccaggttcagccgtgtgggttatggtgatggccttgcactctctctttggattctcttctgtattgcttgggagaatactaggagggagttcagtaattttcttacttagctgacccacttgtgcctccaaatttctaatggaggaccttgtttcaatcatgaaattttgagtggttttaattagatcagatactatagttgctaagtcagagtggctctgcttagaattctctgtctgttgctgagaagatgatggaaaaggtttgctattgctaaacctatttcttccaccattattgttattgaagccttgttgaggcctctgttggtccttccatgagagatttggatgatttctccatgaaggattataggtgttttcataggaatctcgcatgtaattcacctcttccattgctaggttctcaggatcataagcttcttcttcaggggaagcttccttagtactgcctggtgcagcttgcattccagacagactttgagaaatcatattgacttgctgagtcaatattttattctgagccagtatggtattcagagtatcaatctcaagaactcattttcgaaattaaagtaaaagattttgaaataattaaaagaaattttgaaaatttgattgatgattttcgaaaattaaaatttgggaaagaaattaagtgatttttgaaaaagattttgaaattagaaatcaaaaagatatgattgaaaattaattttgaaaaagatgtgattgaaaagatatgattgagaagatatgattgagaatcaaatttaaaaaaaaagttttaaaattaaatttgattacttgactaatcaagaaattaaaagatatgattctagaattaaaatttgatcctttcttaataggcaagtaacaacttgaaaattttgaattaaatcattaattgttagcaagtattttcgaaaatagaaaaaaatggaaagaaatttattttgaaaagatatgattgaaaagatatgatttgaaaaagatttgattttgaaaaattatgaaaacttgaaaaagatttaaattaaaaacaaaatcttccctctagtgtcatcctggcgttaaacgcccagaatgacatctattctggcgtttaacgctaataatcctacctttttgggcgtttaacgcccagccaggtaccctggctggcgtttaaacgccagttttccttcttcactgggcattttgaacgcccagctttttctgtgtaattcctctgctgcatgttctgaatcttcaattctctgtattattgacttgaaaagacataattttgaaaaatttttggatttttgatgatgaggaacaatcaaaatgcaattaaacatggaaaactaagatcaaatacataatgcatgcaaggcaccaaacttaaaagtttgtatactaaggactataacaatttgaaaattgcatgtgagaaacaactaaacacacaaaacaagagaatttaaagatcagagcaaggaaatcatcaagaacatcttgaagatcaATGACGAACAtgatgcatgtaattttcgaaaattagaggaataaagacatgcaattgacaccaaacttaaaattagacactagacttaaacaagaaacatagaatattttatttttatggttttataaaaattttttgtgatttttcgaaaattgagtggaaaagaaaataaagagattcaaaatttttaataagaattccaggaatcattgcaatgctagtctaagactccggtccatgAATTAgatatggcttactagccagccaagctttcaatgaaagcttcggtccaaaacactagacatggccaatggccagccaagctttagcagatcattgctaacaacagcaaaattgatataaatcaacaagctcttgtgatgataagttgaaacctcggtccaataagattagacatggcttcacagccagccagacttcaacaaatcatcatgaaactctagaattcattcttaaaaactctgaagaacaaaatagaaaatttttttgtttttttttttaaaaaaattttcgaaaataaaaagtaaaaagcttaaaaataaaataaaattacctaatctaagcaacaagatgagccgtcagttgtccaaactcgaacaatccccggcaacggcgctaaaaacttggtgcacgaaattgtgatcatcaatggcgccaacaacttggtacgcacaaatgtaaatcacactttgtcacaattccgcacaactaaccagcaagtgcactgggttgtccaagtaataccttacgtgagtaagggtcgatcccacggagactgtcagcttgaagcaagctatggtcatcttgtaaatctcagtcaggcagattcaaatggttatggaggattgataattaaagataaataaaacataaaataaagatagagatagagatacttatgtaattcattggtaggaatttcagataagtgtatgaagatgctttgttcctcctgaacccctactttcctattgccttcttccaatcattcatactcctttccatggcaagctttatgttgggcatcaccgttgtcaatggctacttctcgtcctctcagtgaaaatgttctacgcacgctgtcaccgcacgactaatcatctgtcagttctcgatcatgttggaataggatccattgatccttttgcgtctgtcacacgcccaacagttgtgagtttgaagctcgtcacagtcatcccttcccagatcctactcagaataccacagacaaggtttagacgttccgaatctcaggaatggccgccaataattctagcctataccacgaaggttctaatcttagattagaaacccaagagatacgcattcaagccagtGCTAGTAgaatagaggtggttgtcaggcacatgttcataggtgagaatgatgatgagtgtcacagataatcacattcatcaagttgaagaacgaatgaatatcttagagaaaaagtaggcgtgaattgaatagaagaacaacagtaattgtattaattcatgaagaacagcagagctccacaccttaatctatggtatgtagaaactcaaccgttgagaatacataagaacaaagttcaggcatggccgtgaggccagcctcccaaaacgtgatcaagtgtATGAAAGTATGATTcaaagatcaaaatacaatagcaaaaggtcctatttatagaagactagtagcctagggttacagaaataggtaattaatgcagaaatcttcttccgggcccacttggtatgttcttgggctgagcattgaagcttccatatgtagagacttttcttggagttaaacgccagcttttgtgccagtttgggcgtttaactccagcttttgtgccagttctggcgttttgacgccagaatttctatgctgatttGGAACACCGGGTTGGGCCATAAAATcttggacaaagtatgaactattatatattgctggaaagcccaggatgtctactttccaacgcaattgagagcgcaccaattgggcttctgtatctccagaaaatccactttgagtgcagggaggtcagaatccaacagcatctgcagtccattttcagcctctgaatcagatttttgctcaggtccctcaatttcagccaaaaaatacctgaaattacagaaaaatatacaaactcaaagtaaagtccagaaatgtgatttttatttaaaaactaataaaaacataataaaaactaactaaaatatactaaaaacatactaaaaacaatgccaaaaagcgtataaattatccgctcatcagtcgtacccttaaacacttgagttaaacattatttgaaaaataagaattttaagtTGCTATATGTTTATGACATTTAACCAGTGATAGTTGTTCCGTTAATGCTAAAATTTGTAGGAACTTCATGAATGGGGATCAAGGTACGAGGAGAAATTTGGCTATGTTTTTGTGACATTTGTAGCTGGTAGGACACCTGAAGACATACTTGCTAAATTAAAGGTTGGAAATAAATTTCTAGCACAGTAAGTGAATTACAGAGACACAATATATTTTACAAAATAGACCATCAACTATACATTTTATTATGGTGCAGATGCACTTTAATAACTCGCATGGTGTTGAGTTGGAGATTGCTTCAAAAGAGGAATTGAAGTATATAGAACGTGCTATTAGAGAGCTTCTTTCCAAGAAATCTGTCCAAACTACTGACGAATGAGACTGTAATAGTTAATTTTGTATTTGTTAATTTTGAAAGTCCTCTCCCCATAATTCCGAAATTTTCTTTCCTTAATAACTAGAATGACTTGGAAGTTATCATTATCTTTTAACTAGATTTATATATTGTTGGTTGCATGTTCATATATTCAGTGTCAGCTGAATATTCAGGCAAAATAGTTACTGACACTCTAGATGGAGCAGACACTGATTCAGAAGATGATTTAGATGCTATCTCCTCCGGTGGATATGACATCTCCATGGATGTTGAGCTTAATAGGGTTCCAGAAGAAGACAATGAAACTTTAAACACCCAACACAAAGAAGATGTCGTACATGCTGCAAAAAAGAGTTTCGATCTGAACAAGATGCCATGGTTTGGAGATGACTTATCAGATCCGTTATCACGTCACTGCAGCGCTTTTTTGACAGAGTATTTCTGGCCAGGTCAATACGATGTTGATGAGAAATTTTGACTCAAAACTTGTTTGTCTACTTTAGTAATTCTGATTTTTATGCTCCATTGAACTTTGTTTTGAGTTAGTGAATTCGGACGTAAACTTGATTTTTATGTTACCAGTTATGGTTAAATACAAACTTAAAATGGCTGATACTACAAGAGAAAATATGATTCGTAAATTCGGTTTTAGTTATTCatgtataaatttattttttatgtaacacaaaattgaaaatttatttaatgcATTAATTAAGTTGCAGTATTTGAACcttattttttcattaaaaaaatagcGACGATTAGAACAGTTATAAGAAGGCAATAATGTTTATCCAAAAAAAttcaagttaaaaaaaatattgcaGCGATTGGAAAAAAAAACAGCTACAAAATGAGATTATTTAGCAGCGTCCCCTCAAACCGCTACAAGAACCGCTACAAAACGGGTACATCAACTTCGATTTTTTGAGAtttgtaactccaataaaaaatctaatctgataaaagtgttcgtatctttcTTCTCTACACGTTGGCGTTACTTTTTGTCCGGTAGAAGTTGATGGTAACGTAGCTTCTCTTTTCCTTGAGTTcggtgatgcaccactattttgtggtacattttatacttaattgagtggatttttatccactaaactcacacttattcatataatttgcatgttttacatttttcttcctaattctgtgctttgattgaaaacatgcttctttagccttaaaattgtaaattattaatcctctcttattaccattcgatgacgtgatatgtgtgttaagtgttttcaagatTTATAGGATAGTAacagcttagaggatggaaaggaagcatgcaaaagtggaaggaatgcaagaagttgaaggaattgctaagctgtccaacgtgacctcttcgtactaaatcgaccataacttgagctacagaggtccaaatgaggcggttccagttgcgttcgAAAGCTAACACCTgaggctttgaaatgatatataatttgccatagtttccatgCTGTTAGGTGACGCGCACGTGTACGCGTGTCGGCGtggatcacgcatacgcgtgacagagccacgtgctagACGCATcagaaaatgttgggggcgatttctgggctgttttgacccaattttcggcccagaaaacatagattagaggctacaaagtggggaAATCAAGGAATCATTCAGACACTTCACCttcattcacaatttaggttttagatgtagtttctagagggagaggctctctcctctctctaggttttaggatttctcttagttttaggtttatttcttctcaattccaagttcaatgttccaTTAACttattttctcttctacttttatttattctattattctagtttatttattttcccaatttggtttatgaactccatgttagatttgatttctttatttaatgcaatttgaggtatttcatatttatgattttaatttagctttttacattcttagctttggtcgaataattggagacacttgagttatcaaactcctttgttgattgataattaaaagttgctaattgacttgaattccactaactctagtctttccttgggagttgactaggacttgaggattcatattgatttatctgtttgacttttcttcatagttagaggttaaccaagtgggagcaacaaacaattctcatcacaattgataaggataactaggataggacgtccagttctgataccttgccaagagttttattaattattaatttactttcttgcaatttactttccttgttcaacctttcaaaaacccaaaaatatattttttcataaccaataataactacacctccctgcaattccttgagagacgacccgaggtttaaatacttcggtttaattgtattgggtttgctttagtgacaaaaaagtttttgtacgaaaggattctttgttggtttagaaactatacttacaacgtgattacttttgtgaaattctttaccatcaaaaatccgttcgtcaaaatggcgccgttgccggagagttgcaaacgtgtgccttattattggttattgtaaatatttactttttcgtttctttgttagtgtttctagttttaggagtttattttcattaatttttattagtttttatttttcttgctactatgaattctcactcctttggctatgagtttggttacaatcgagttgcaggaagaggagattacaatgagagcttggatcaaggatagaacaatcaaagatgagaggagccacaaggatttgatcaaccctcttggcaacaaccacctccaaggtattatcaacaaccattctatgatgcttaccaagacaataattatggtggacctcctcgtgacaatcaacacccaccacaatATACTTATGAACCcactcctcaacatagctttgaaccaccatactcacaagctcctttccaccattcacctccatatgaccctaaaccTTATCCACccaaccaaccaccatatgaaccgtaTGAGCCATACtttgaaccaccacctcaatatacaccacctccatatccttatcaagaagaatcacctccgtattatgagccctttctcccaacaaatgaactctcctatccaccccaacctccattggataacaacactctTATCTCTActctcattggtctcacctctacactccaaaatcttatatccgcAGGGACCAACCTTCTACCTCCAACATTCAACCCTAAGCTTTACTGCACCACCTCCCTTCGTGCAAGAatacccacatccatcaatccaagagcaacatgatcccaattatgctactgacccggaacaagagagaagggatcggtttcacgaattcatacttcacaagaagctagaggaggccctaaaggtggaggtaggagagacccttgaaggaagttgtcaagaggtaGAAGCCAAcaaggaggagtttgattttgtattagagcaagtggagaaagccaaaattatcacagaagaggaagtggttgaagacttgggaaatgcggaacctccatggaaaagtccagtcatagagcctccttccaaggtgtttgatgttga harbors:
- the LOC107621141 gene encoding uric acid degradation bifunctional protein TTL-like codes for the protein MAMASPFSSLEHAITVARDIWSRKLNVRSWLEALSGRSCSNEYLKTANEATVQELHEWGSRYEEKFGYVFVTFVAGRTPEDILAKLKMHFNNSHGVELEIASKEELKYIELSAEYSGKIVTDTLDGADTDSEDDLDAISSGGYDISMDVELNRVPEEDNETLNTQHKEDVVHAAKKSFDLNKMPWFGDDLSDPLSRHCSAFLTEYFWPGQYDVDEKF